The DNA region GCTACGAAGTGCTCACCGCGCACACCGGAAAGGCCGCGCTCGACCTGGCCGCCACCGACAAACCCGATGTCGTCGTGCTCGATCTCGGCTTGCCGGACCTCGACGGGGTCGAGGTCATCAACGGACTGCGCGGATGGACGACGATGCCGATCATCGTCCTGTCCGCGCGCACCGAGTCCACCCGCAAGGTCCAAGCCCTCGACGCGGGCGCCGACGACTACATCACCAAGCCGTTCGGCATGGACGAACTCCTCGCCCGACTCCGCGCCGCCGTCCGGCGTGCGGTCACCCAGGACACCGACGACCCTGTGATCACCACCCCGACCTTCACCATCGATCTGGTCGTGAAGAAGGTCCACCGCGGCGGTGTCGAGGTCCATCTCACCCCGACCGAATGGGGCATCCTGGAGATCCTCGCCCGCAACTCGGGCCGCCTGATCTCCCAGAAGCAGTTGCTGCGCGAGGTCTGGGGCCCCACCTATGTCGGCGAGACCCAGTACCTGCGTGTCTACTTGGCACAGTTGCGCCGCAAGCTCGAAGCCGAGCCTGCGCACCCGCGCCATCTCATCACCGAAGCCGGGATGGGCTACCGGTTCGAGCCCTAGCGCTTTCGGGGCTTCCCACGCCTGCCGCCTTGCGCGGGCTTGCCTTGCGGAGGGGCGGAACG from Alloactinosynnema sp. L-07 includes:
- a CDS encoding response regulator, with product MIRVLVVDDEPQITRTLRINLAARGYEVLTAHTGKAALDLAATDKPDVVVLDLGLPDLDGVEVINGLRGWTTMPIIVLSARTESTRKVQALDAGADDYITKPFGMDELLARLRAAVRRAVTQDTDDPVITTPTFTIDLVVKKVHRGGVEVHLTPTEWGILEILARNSGRLISQKQLLREVWGPTYVGETQYLRVYLAQLRRKLEAEPAHPRHLITEAGMGYRFEP